From Streptomyces asiaticus, one genomic window encodes:
- a CDS encoding helix-turn-helix transcriptional regulator, whose protein sequence is MTEESRQETTGTPEDELLLREAEKIVVAIGRMFPGLCEVVLHDLRNPDQSIRAIESNLSGREVGQPATELGLARMRDPGFPDIVQNYANRFPDGRPAKSTSIGIKNSAGQYVAAICLNLDVSLFASVARSLTNLVRTDEQEQPLTETLRARTAAELRTVIEEFAAARGQTPRSLGTPAKKELVRTLKTSGYLQVKHSVQVVTELLGVSRATVYNYLRSPDAGDRP, encoded by the coding sequence ATGACCGAGGAGAGCCGTCAGGAGACGACGGGAACCCCCGAGGACGAGCTGCTGCTCCGCGAGGCCGAGAAGATCGTGGTCGCCATCGGCCGGATGTTCCCCGGGCTGTGCGAGGTGGTCCTCCACGATCTGCGCAACCCCGACCAGTCCATCCGCGCCATCGAGAGCAATCTCTCCGGCCGCGAGGTGGGCCAGCCCGCCACTGAGCTGGGCCTGGCCCGGATGCGGGACCCCGGCTTCCCCGACATCGTCCAGAACTACGCCAACCGGTTCCCGGACGGCCGCCCGGCGAAGAGCACCTCGATCGGCATCAAGAACAGCGCGGGCCAGTACGTCGCCGCCATCTGCCTCAACCTGGACGTCTCCCTCTTCGCGAGCGTCGCCCGCAGCCTCACCAACCTGGTCCGGACCGATGAGCAGGAGCAGCCGCTCACCGAAACCCTCCGCGCCCGCACCGCCGCGGAGCTGCGCACCGTCATCGAGGAATTCGCCGCCGCCCGCGGCCAGACCCCGCGCAGCCTGGGCACCCCCGCCAAGAAGGAACTCGTCCGCACCCTCAAGACCAGCGGCTACCTCCAGGTGAAGCACTCGGTCCAGGTGGTCACCGAACTCCTGGGCGTCTCCCGCGCCACGGTCTACAACTACCTGCGCTCGCCTGACGCCGGAGACCGCCCCTGA
- a CDS encoding DinB family protein, translating into MTETLSPSESATLTGERADLLRTLNKHRHFLRFTTRDLTDEQAGLRTTVSALCLGGLVKHVAAVERVWVDFILEGPSAMPDFSAMAEGDFAERADEFRLLPGETLAGVLAEYAAVAHRTDELIAALPDLDATQPLPEAPWFESGVRWSARQVLLHIIAETAQHAGHADIIRESLDGAKTMG; encoded by the coding sequence ATGACCGAGACCCTGAGCCCGAGCGAGTCGGCGACTCTCACCGGCGAGCGTGCCGACCTGCTGCGGACGCTGAACAAGCACCGGCACTTCCTGCGCTTCACCACCCGCGATCTCACCGACGAACAGGCCGGGCTGCGCACCACCGTCAGCGCGCTGTGCCTGGGCGGCCTGGTCAAGCACGTCGCCGCGGTGGAGCGGGTCTGGGTGGACTTCATCCTGGAGGGCCCGTCGGCCATGCCCGACTTCAGCGCCATGGCCGAGGGCGACTTCGCCGAGCGGGCTGACGAGTTCCGGCTGCTGCCCGGCGAGACGCTGGCCGGTGTACTGGCCGAGTACGCGGCGGTGGCCCACCGGACCGACGAGCTGATCGCCGCCCTGCCCGACCTGGACGCGACCCAGCCGCTGCCGGAGGCGCCGTGGTTCGAGTCCGGCGTGCGCTGGTCGGCCCGTCAGGTGCTGCTGCACATCATCGCCGAGACCGCGCAGCACGCCGGGCACGCCGACATCATTCGCGAGTCCCTGGACGGCGCCAAGACCATGGGGTGA
- a CDS encoding ATP-binding protein — protein sequence MSAQFPRADFSLVFPPDPGWVRTAREAVRTALHTAKRTDLTDTALLLTSEAVTNAVNACRTSGCSAPVTLYAEWGPYGTLRVLVSDDAPGLPAQPLARDTADAESGRGLLIIGSSATDWGVCHHGPGPGKAVWFQVSGASS from the coding sequence ATGAGCGCCCAGTTCCCCCGCGCCGACTTCTCCCTCGTCTTCCCGCCCGACCCCGGTTGGGTCCGTACCGCCCGGGAAGCCGTCCGCACCGCCCTGCACACCGCGAAGCGCACCGACTTAACGGATACCGCTCTGCTGCTGACCTCCGAGGCCGTCACCAATGCCGTCAACGCCTGCCGGACCAGCGGCTGCTCGGCACCCGTCACCCTCTACGCCGAGTGGGGACCGTACGGCACGCTGCGCGTTCTCGTGAGCGACGACGCCCCCGGCCTCCCCGCCCAGCCCCTTGCCCGGGACACGGCCGACGCCGAAAGCGGCCGAGGGCTGCTCATCATCGGCAGCTCGGCCACCGACTGGGGTGTCTGCCACCACGGACCGGGCCCCGGGAAGGCGGTGTGGTTCCAGGTCAGCGGGGCCAGTTCATGA
- a CDS encoding nitroreductase family deazaflavin-dependent oxidoreductase — protein MVGLRASPRWGRWVSGRLTVVTYTGRRSGRTFSTPVGYRRAADGVTIAVALPERKLWWRNFTGEGWPISLDLDGAERTGHAVARVDGKGRVTISVRFDHPPAASSR, from the coding sequence ATGGTCGGGCTGCGCGCCTCTCCCCGGTGGGGGCGGTGGGTGAGCGGGCGGCTCACGGTGGTGACCTATACGGGGCGGCGATCGGGGCGCACCTTCAGTACGCCGGTCGGCTATCGGCGCGCCGCCGACGGCGTCACGATCGCCGTCGCCCTGCCCGAACGCAAGCTGTGGTGGCGGAACTTCACCGGTGAGGGCTGGCCGATATCGCTGGATCTGGACGGTGCCGAGCGGACCGGGCACGCGGTGGCTCGGGTGGACGGCAAGGGGCGCGTCACCATCAGCGTGCGGTTCGACCACCCGCCCGCCGCGAGCAGCCGCTGA
- a CDS encoding DUF397 domain-containing protein produces the protein MSGLEWRKSSFSSGVGGQDCVEVATTPNGLIRLRESDDPAVVIATHPTRWGAFVRGVKRGDFDQLPKSM, from the coding sequence ATGTCCGGGCTCGAATGGCGAAAGTCCAGTTTCAGCAGCGGAGTCGGAGGCCAGGACTGCGTCGAGGTCGCCACGACACCGAACGGCCTTATACGCCTACGCGAGAGCGATGACCCGGCGGTGGTCATCGCCACCCACCCGACCCGGTGGGGCGCGTTCGTGCGGGGGGTAAAGCGGGGGGACTTCGACCAGCTACCGAAAAGCATGTGA
- a CDS encoding bifunctional [glutamine synthetase] adenylyltransferase/[glutamine synthetase]-adenylyl-L-tyrosine phosphorylase, whose amino-acid sequence MAVPQGRRSSNITRLLRHGFTDASAAQRLLDAPELAAVRSDSVLLEALGATADPDLALLGLVRLVEALPEEDAEEKEDGGQRAGSRQALLDTLVTAKPLRDRLLGVLGASEALGDHLARHPGDWHALVTYESADLHPTTPEFERALAEGVWGAPGAGMPRPDALRVAYRRALLAIAARDVCGTTDITQTAAELADLATATVRAALEIAAEEQPRDAAACRLAVIGMGKCGGRELNYVSDVDVIFVAEAVEGVEEDEAVRAATRLASRLMRVCSDVTVEGTIWPVDANLRPEGRNGPLVRTLSSHLAYYQRWAKTWEFQALLKARPMAGDAALGQAYVDALAPMVWQAVERENFIPDVQQMRRRVVENIPVSEVDRELKLGPGGLRDVEFAVQLLQLVHGRSDESLRSGTTLDALAALAAGGYVGRTDAAALDDAYRFLRTMEHRLQLYRLRRTHLMPEAEADQRRLGRSLGFRTEPVTELGTAWRRHAREVRRLHEKLFYRPLLDAVAQLQPGEIRLSSQAAGQRLTALGYADPAGALRHLEALASGVTRKAAIQRTLLPVLLGWFADSADPDAGLLGFRKVSDALGKTPWYLRLLRDEGAAAENLARVLSAGRLAPDLLLRAPEAVALLGDPEGLRPRGRAHLEQEVLAAVGRADGAEQAVAAARGVRRREMFRTAAADIIESARLANGEVRPTVSWPPSGDQTPGRATGPAAPVPAKAPEVPSALRASEPHVPARPAAPAAEPPVDDAMLIDMVGDALSDLNAATLAGALRAAVRDTWGDELPTRFAVIGLGRFGGHELSYGSDADVLFVHEPREGADDQEAARAAFAVANEMRRLLQLPTVDPPLLIDADLRPEGKSGPLVRSLASYAAYYRRWSLVWESQALLRAEPVAGDPGLGERFIELIDPLRYPAEGLGEDAIREIRRLKARMESERLPRGADPTTHAKLGRGGLSDVEWTVQLLQMRHGWAEPGLRTTRTREALAAAHAAELISTEDAQTLDEAWILASRVRNAVMLVRGRPGDTFPSDVRELAAVGRYLGYGPGHVGEMLEDYRRTTRRARAVVERLFYDYES is encoded by the coding sequence ATGGCCGTACCGCAGGGACGCAGGAGCAGCAATATCACCCGGCTGCTGCGGCACGGTTTCACCGACGCCTCGGCCGCGCAGCGGCTGCTGGACGCGCCCGAGCTGGCCGCGGTGCGGAGCGATTCGGTGCTGCTGGAGGCGCTCGGCGCGACCGCCGACCCCGATCTGGCGCTGCTCGGGCTCGTACGGCTCGTCGAGGCGCTGCCCGAGGAGGACGCGGAGGAGAAGGAGGACGGCGGGCAGCGGGCCGGTTCGCGGCAGGCGCTGCTGGACACCCTCGTCACCGCCAAACCGCTGCGCGACCGGCTGCTCGGGGTGCTCGGCGCCTCCGAGGCGCTGGGCGACCACCTCGCCCGCCACCCGGGCGACTGGCACGCCCTGGTGACCTACGAGTCGGCCGATCTGCACCCCACCACCCCCGAGTTCGAGCGGGCCCTGGCCGAGGGGGTCTGGGGCGCGCCCGGGGCGGGGATGCCCCGGCCCGACGCGCTGCGCGTCGCCTACCGCCGGGCGCTGCTGGCCATCGCCGCCCGCGATGTGTGCGGCACCACCGACATCACCCAGACGGCCGCCGAGCTCGCCGACCTGGCGACCGCCACCGTGCGGGCCGCGCTGGAGATCGCGGCCGAGGAGCAGCCGCGGGACGCCGCCGCCTGCCGGCTGGCCGTGATCGGCATGGGCAAATGCGGCGGCCGCGAGCTCAATTACGTCTCCGACGTGGACGTGATCTTCGTGGCGGAGGCCGTCGAGGGCGTCGAGGAGGACGAGGCGGTACGGGCCGCCACCCGGCTCGCCTCCCGGCTGATGCGCGTCTGCTCCGACGTCACCGTCGAGGGCACCATCTGGCCCGTCGACGCCAACCTCCGCCCCGAGGGGCGCAACGGCCCGCTGGTGCGCACCCTCTCCAGCCATCTGGCGTACTACCAGCGCTGGGCCAAGACCTGGGAGTTCCAGGCGCTGCTGAAGGCACGTCCGATGGCGGGCGACGCCGCGCTCGGCCAGGCGTACGTGGACGCCCTCGCGCCCATGGTCTGGCAGGCCGTCGAGCGCGAGAACTTCATCCCCGACGTGCAGCAGATGCGCCGCCGCGTGGTCGAGAACATCCCGGTGTCCGAGGTCGACCGCGAGCTCAAGCTGGGCCCCGGCGGCCTGCGCGATGTCGAGTTCGCCGTCCAGCTGCTCCAGTTGGTGCACGGGCGGTCCGACGAGTCGCTGCGCAGCGGTACGACGCTGGACGCCCTCGCGGCCCTGGCCGCCGGCGGCTATGTGGGCCGCACCGACGCCGCCGCGCTGGACGACGCGTACCGCTTTCTGCGCACCATGGAGCACCGGCTCCAGCTCTACCGGCTGCGCCGCACCCATCTGATGCCCGAGGCCGAGGCCGACCAGCGCCGCCTCGGCCGGTCGCTGGGGTTCCGCACCGAGCCGGTGACCGAGCTGGGCACCGCCTGGCGGCGGCACGCCCGCGAAGTGCGGCGGCTGCACGAGAAGCTCTTCTACCGGCCGCTGCTGGACGCCGTCGCCCAGCTCCAGCCCGGTGAGATCCGGCTCAGCTCCCAGGCGGCCGGCCAGCGGCTCACCGCCCTGGGGTACGCGGACCCGGCCGGTGCGCTGCGCCACCTGGAGGCCCTGGCGTCCGGGGTGACCCGCAAGGCGGCGATCCAGCGCACCTTGCTGCCCGTGCTGCTGGGCTGGTTCGCCGACTCCGCCGACCCGGACGCCGGGCTGCTGGGCTTCCGCAAGGTCTCGGACGCGCTGGGCAAGACGCCCTGGTACCTGCGGCTGCTGCGCGACGAGGGCGCCGCCGCCGAGAACCTGGCCCGGGTGCTCTCCGCCGGGCGGCTCGCCCCCGATCTGCTGCTGCGCGCCCCCGAGGCGGTCGCCCTGCTCGGCGACCCGGAGGGGCTGCGCCCGCGCGGCCGGGCCCATCTGGAGCAGGAGGTGCTGGCCGCGGTCGGCCGCGCGGACGGCGCCGAGCAGGCGGTCGCGGCGGCGCGCGGGGTGCGGCGGCGCGAGATGTTCCGTACGGCGGCCGCGGACATCATCGAGAGCGCCCGGCTGGCCAACGGCGAGGTGCGCCCGACCGTGAGCTGGCCGCCGTCGGGCGATCAGACGCCGGGCCGGGCCACCGGGCCGGCCGCCCCCGTACCGGCCAAGGCGCCCGAGGTCCCCAGCGCCCTGCGGGCCTCCGAGCCCCATGTGCCGGCCCGGCCCGCCGCGCCCGCCGCCGAACCGCCCGTGGACGACGCGATGCTGATCGACATGGTCGGCGACGCCCTCTCCGATCTGAACGCCGCGACCCTCGCCGGGGCCCTGCGCGCCGCCGTCCGCGACACCTGGGGCGATGAACTGCCCACCCGCTTCGCCGTCATCGGCCTCGGCCGCTTCGGCGGCCATGAGCTCAGCTACGGCTCGGACGCCGATGTGCTCTTCGTCCACGAGCCGCGCGAGGGCGCCGACGACCAGGAGGCCGCCCGCGCCGCCTTCGCCGTGGCCAACGAGATGCGACGGCTGCTCCAGCTCCCCACCGTGGACCCGCCCCTGCTCATCGACGCCGATCTGCGCCCCGAGGGCAAGTCCGGGCCGCTGGTGCGCAGCCTCGCCTCGTACGCCGCCTACTACCGCCGCTGGTCGCTGGTCTGGGAAAGCCAGGCGCTGCTGCGAGCCGAGCCGGTGGCGGGCGACCCCGGGCTCGGCGAGCGGTTCATCGAGCTGATCGATCCGCTGCGGTATCCGGCCGAGGGGCTGGGCGAGGACGCGATCCGCGAGATCCGGCGGCTCAAGGCCCGGATGGAGTCCGAGCGGCTGCCGCGCGGGGCCGACCCCACCACCCACGCCAAGCTGGGCCGCGGCGGTCTCAGCGACGTCGAGTGGACCGTCCAGCTGCTCCAGATGCGCCACGGCTGGGCCGAGCCCGGGCTGCGTACCACCCGCACCCGTGAGGCCCTGGCCGCCGCCCACGCCGCCGAGCTGATCTCCACCGAGGACGCCCAGACCCTCGACGAGGCGTGGATCCTCGCCAGCCGCGTCCGCAACGCCGTCATGCTCGTCCGCGGCCGCCCCGGCGACACCTTCCCGTCGGACGTCCGCGAACTGGCCGCCGTGGGCCGCTACTTGGGCTACGGCCCCGGCCACGTCGGGGAGATGCTGGAGGACTACCGCCGCACCACCCGCCGGGCGCGGGCGGTGGTGGAGCGGCTCTTCTACGACTACGAGAGCTGA
- a CDS encoding threonine synthase: MRAESGSEPRYVDERSGATYPIDDPRWCGDDGAPLTVSALPGITREQVDTGARSLWRYRAALPVRIDAPVSLGEGCTPLVEKSWGEDRILFKLEWFSPTGSFKDRGTSVMISLLAQRGVREVIEDSSGNGGASVSAYCAAAGIRARILTPATTSPAKVLQSRAYGAEVQLVPGDRGATAAEALRQSAHTYYASHNWHPFFLQGTKTLAYELWEDLGFTAPDAVVTVAGAGSTVLGCDLGFSELLAAGQIARRPRLLVAQPAHCAPLHAAFRAGTETPVPSLHAPTIAEGTAIREPVRFPEVLRAIRRSDGDMAAIPEDAIATAVRRLASMGLYAEPTSATAAAAIEVFRARGAIRPGETTVVLLTGSGLKATPTMTELFAPEGDER, encoded by the coding sequence GTGCGAGCTGAATCAGGATCCGAACCCCGCTACGTCGACGAGCGCTCCGGCGCCACGTACCCGATCGACGACCCGCGCTGGTGCGGCGATGACGGGGCTCCCCTCACCGTCTCCGCACTGCCCGGCATCACCCGCGAGCAGGTGGACACCGGGGCCCGGTCACTGTGGCGCTACCGAGCGGCCCTCCCGGTGCGCATCGACGCCCCGGTGTCACTGGGAGAAGGGTGCACCCCGCTGGTCGAGAAGAGCTGGGGGGAGGATCGGATTCTCTTCAAGCTGGAGTGGTTCAGCCCCACCGGCAGCTTCAAGGACCGCGGCACCAGCGTGATGATCTCGCTCCTCGCCCAGCGGGGCGTACGCGAGGTCATCGAGGACAGCTCCGGCAACGGCGGGGCCTCCGTCTCGGCGTACTGCGCCGCCGCCGGCATCCGGGCCCGGATCCTCACCCCCGCCACCACCTCCCCCGCGAAGGTCCTCCAGAGCCGGGCCTACGGCGCCGAGGTCCAGCTGGTGCCGGGCGACCGGGGCGCCACGGCGGCGGAGGCGCTGCGCCAGTCGGCCCATACGTACTACGCCAGCCACAACTGGCACCCCTTCTTCCTCCAGGGCACCAAGACCCTGGCGTACGAGCTGTGGGAGGACCTGGGCTTCACCGCACCGGACGCCGTGGTGACCGTGGCGGGCGCGGGCAGCACCGTGCTCGGCTGCGACCTGGGCTTCTCCGAGCTGCTCGCCGCGGGCCAGATCGCCCGCCGCCCCCGGCTGCTGGTGGCCCAGCCCGCCCACTGCGCCCCGCTGCACGCCGCGTTCCGCGCGGGCACCGAGACCCCGGTACCGTCTCTCCACGCCCCGACCATCGCCGAGGGCACGGCCATCCGCGAGCCCGTCCGCTTCCCCGAGGTGCTGCGCGCCATCCGCCGCTCGGACGGCGACATGGCCGCCATCCCCGAGGACGCGATCGCCACGGCGGTCCGCCGGCTGGCCTCGATGGGGCTGTACGCGGAGCCGACCAGCGCGACCGCGGCCGCGGCGATCGAGGTCTTCCGCGCCCGGGGCGCGATCCGCCCCGGCGAGACCACGGTGGTGCTGCTGACCGGCTCGGGCCTGAAGGCCACGCCCACGATGACGGAGCTCTTCGCGCCGGAGGGCGATGAGCGATGA
- a CDS encoding DUF5753 domain-containing protein, translating into MSAAEAGAFAGLGSPHLGHIEAGRTAIPEVKLRALLAGYGCQDESFADALVAMSESKGKGWWSDYRKSPLPQSAHDLAELEATSVAHRSFQWMYVPGLLQTPEYARALTTGGEPEADRSVLDTYVEFRLKRQEVLAGESPPTFHAVIHEAAFHMQFVENGVMRRQIEHLVEVARLPHVHIQLLPFKAALSPATPAAAFILFEAEVPELNTVYVEHPVSSAFLGEQAHLAQYGSAFERLTMAALPPIDPGPERESYMRSDSLRLVQHLLYTL; encoded by the coding sequence TTGTCCGCAGCGGAAGCCGGAGCTTTCGCCGGGCTCGGCTCGCCTCACCTCGGGCACATCGAGGCGGGTCGAACGGCCATTCCCGAGGTGAAGCTCCGTGCGCTACTCGCTGGATACGGTTGCCAAGATGAATCGTTTGCCGACGCGCTCGTCGCCATGAGCGAGTCCAAGGGGAAGGGTTGGTGGTCGGACTACCGCAAATCCCCGCTCCCTCAGAGCGCTCATGATCTCGCGGAGCTCGAGGCGACTTCGGTGGCTCACCGCTCGTTCCAGTGGATGTACGTGCCCGGGCTGCTCCAGACCCCCGAGTACGCGCGAGCCCTCACGACCGGAGGTGAGCCGGAGGCGGACCGCAGCGTGCTGGACACGTACGTCGAGTTCCGGCTGAAGCGTCAGGAGGTCTTGGCCGGGGAGTCCCCGCCGACCTTTCACGCGGTCATCCACGAGGCGGCGTTCCACATGCAGTTCGTGGAGAACGGCGTCATGCGCCGCCAGATCGAGCACCTTGTGGAGGTGGCTCGGCTGCCGCATGTCCATATCCAGCTCCTGCCGTTCAAGGCGGCGCTCTCCCCGGCGACGCCGGCGGCGGCGTTCATCCTCTTCGAGGCCGAGGTGCCCGAGCTGAACACGGTCTACGTGGAGCACCCCGTGTCCTCGGCGTTCCTCGGAGAACAGGCACATCTCGCTCAGTACGGCTCCGCTTTCGAACGTCTCACGATGGCAGCACTGCCACCGATTGACCCGGGTCCCGAACGGGAGTCCTATATGCGGAGTGACTCACTTAGGCTCGTGCAGCATCTGCTGTACACGCTCTGA
- the glnA gene encoding type I glutamate--ammonia ligase: MDKQQEFVLRTLEERDIRFVRLWFTDVLGFLKSVAVAPAELEGAFDEGIGFDGSAIEGFARVYESDMIAKPDPGTFQILPWRAEAPGTARMFCDILMPDGSPSFADPRFVLKRILAKTSDLGFTFYTHPEIEFFLLNQKPVDGSRPVPADSSGYFDHTPQNIGMDFRRQAITMLESMGISVEFSHHEGAPGQQEIDLRYADALSTADNIMTFRLVMKQVALEQGVQATFMPKPFSEFPGSGMHTHLSLFEGDRNAFYESGAEFQLSKVGRSFIAGLLRHAGEISAVTNQWVNSYKRIWGGSKRTAGAGGEAPSYICWGHNNRSALVRVPLYKPGKTGSTRVEVRSLDSGANPYLAYAALLAAGLKGIEGGYELPAGADDDVWALSDAERRSLGIEPLPQNLGEAIDLMERSELVAETLGEHVFDFFLRNKKQEWEEYRSEVTPFELRKNLPVL; this comes from the coding sequence ATGGATAAGCAGCAGGAGTTCGTGCTCCGTACGCTCGAAGAGCGCGACATCCGGTTTGTGCGGCTCTGGTTCACCGATGTGCTCGGCTTCCTGAAGTCCGTGGCCGTCGCGCCGGCCGAGCTCGAGGGCGCCTTCGACGAGGGCATCGGATTCGATGGTTCCGCTATCGAGGGCTTCGCCCGGGTCTACGAATCCGACATGATCGCCAAGCCGGACCCCGGTACGTTCCAGATCCTGCCCTGGCGCGCCGAGGCCCCCGGGACCGCACGGATGTTCTGCGACATCCTGATGCCGGACGGCTCACCGTCCTTCGCCGACCCCCGCTTCGTCCTCAAGCGCATCCTCGCCAAGACCTCCGACCTCGGGTTCACCTTCTACACCCACCCCGAGATCGAGTTCTTCCTGCTCAACCAGAAGCCGGTGGACGGCAGCCGCCCGGTGCCCGCCGACTCCTCGGGCTACTTCGACCACACCCCGCAGAACATCGGCATGGACTTCCGCCGCCAGGCGATCACCATGCTCGAATCGATGGGCATCTCGGTCGAGTTCTCCCACCACGAGGGCGCCCCCGGCCAGCAGGAGATCGATCTGCGCTACGCCGACGCGCTCTCCACCGCCGACAACATCATGACGTTCCGCCTGGTCATGAAGCAGGTCGCGCTGGAGCAGGGGGTCCAGGCCACCTTCATGCCCAAGCCGTTCTCGGAGTTCCCCGGCTCGGGCATGCACACCCACCTCTCCCTCTTCGAGGGCGACCGCAACGCCTTCTACGAGTCCGGCGCCGAGTTCCAGCTCTCCAAGGTGGGCCGCTCCTTCATCGCGGGCCTGCTGCGCCACGCCGGGGAGATCTCCGCCGTCACCAATCAGTGGGTCAACTCCTACAAGCGCATCTGGGGCGGCTCCAAGCGCACCGCCGGCGCGGGCGGCGAGGCCCCCTCCTACATCTGCTGGGGCCACAACAACCGCTCCGCCCTCGTCCGCGTCCCCCTCTACAAGCCCGGCAAGACCGGCTCCACCCGCGTCGAGGTCCGCTCCCTGGACTCCGGCGCCAACCCCTACCTGGCCTACGCGGCCCTCCTCGCCGCCGGCCTCAAGGGCATCGAGGGCGGCTACGAACTCCCGGCCGGCGCCGACGACGACGTCTGGGCCCTCTCCGACGCCGAACGCCGCTCCCTCGGCATCGAGCCCCTCCCGCAGAACCTGGGCGAGGCGATCGACCTGATGGAGCGCAGCGAACTGGTCGCCGAGACGCTCGGGGAGCATGTCTTCGACTTCTTCCTGCGCAACAAGAAGCAGGAGTGGGAGGAGTACCGCTCCGAGGTGACGCCGTTCGAACTGCGCAAGAACCTCCCGGTGCTGTAG
- a CDS encoding aminoglycoside phosphotransferase family protein, whose translation MTPPIRRIDVPEAFAASFAEHDAAGRAWLAALPRLAAEFLDRWHLRPAGPAAHGMASLVLPVTGADGTPAVLKFQQVREETEGGPLGLRTWNGNGVVLLLDHDPDTGTMLLEHLDASRPLSSLPDDTAAIRVLADLLARLTSVPAPGGLRRLSDIAAAMLEQTPGAVPALRDPAERRLVRVCASAVAELLDEPGDRLLHWDLHYDNVLAGRREPWLAIDPEPLSGDPGFELLPALDNRWDEVLATGDPTRAVLRRFDLLTEALGLDRRRATGWTLGRVLQNALWDIEDGKATLEPAQVTIATALLGHR comes from the coding sequence ATGACCCCGCCGATCCGTCGCATCGACGTCCCCGAAGCCTTCGCCGCGTCGTTCGCCGAACACGACGCCGCCGGACGCGCCTGGCTCGCCGCGCTGCCCCGGCTGGCCGCGGAATTCCTCGACCGCTGGCACCTGCGCCCGGCCGGTCCCGCCGCCCATGGCATGGCCTCGCTCGTCCTCCCGGTGACCGGCGCGGACGGAACTCCCGCAGTCCTGAAGTTCCAGCAGGTCAGGGAGGAGACCGAGGGCGGCCCGCTGGGCCTGCGGACCTGGAACGGCAACGGCGTGGTGCTCCTGCTCGACCACGACCCGGACACGGGCACCATGCTGCTGGAGCACCTGGACGCGTCCCGTCCGCTCTCCTCGCTGCCCGACGACACCGCCGCGATACGCGTCCTGGCCGACCTGCTGGCCCGGCTGACCTCGGTACCCGCCCCTGGCGGCCTGCGCCGGCTGTCCGACATCGCCGCCGCCATGCTCGAGCAGACGCCCGGCGCCGTACCGGCCCTGCGCGACCCGGCCGAACGGCGGCTGGTCCGCGTCTGCGCCTCCGCCGTGGCCGAACTCCTCGACGAGCCCGGAGACCGGCTGCTGCACTGGGATCTGCACTACGACAACGTCCTCGCCGGCCGGCGCGAGCCCTGGCTGGCCATCGACCCCGAACCACTCAGCGGCGACCCCGGCTTCGAGCTCCTCCCGGCGCTGGACAACCGCTGGGACGAGGTCCTGGCCACCGGCGACCCCACCCGCGCGGTGCTCCGCCGCTTCGACCTGCTGACCGAGGCCCTCGGCCTGGACCGGCGGCGGGCCACCGGCTGGACCCTCGGCCGCGTCCTCCAGAACGCCCTCTGGGACATCGAAGACGGCAAGGCCACCCTGGAACCGGCCCAGGTCACCATCGCCACGGCCCTGCTGGGCCATCGTTAG
- a CDS encoding MBL fold metallo-hydrolase: MANDISVRRLDLGYFVRPALETGGPEPRVEPVLAYLVRHDRGLVLFDTGIGAADPGTEAHYRPRRRALPDALAAAGVALADVSLVVNCHLHFDHCGGNPLLGGRPILVQDVELATARGGGYTFDELLDFPGATYEELAGEAEIWPGVHIIPTPGHTDGHQSLVVRQPDGTVILAGQAHDFASEFASDHLARRAALDGVTQPLPPYRPWLDRLTDFDPRRVLFAHDCAVWEPSDG; the protein is encoded by the coding sequence ATGGCCAACGACATCTCCGTGCGCCGCCTCGACCTCGGCTACTTCGTCCGCCCCGCCCTCGAAACCGGCGGCCCGGAACCACGGGTCGAACCCGTACTCGCCTATCTCGTACGGCACGACCGTGGGCTGGTCCTCTTCGACACCGGTATCGGCGCCGCCGACCCCGGGACCGAGGCGCACTACCGCCCCCGCCGCCGCGCCCTGCCGGACGCGCTGGCGGCGGCCGGGGTCGCCCTCGCGGACGTCTCCCTCGTCGTGAACTGCCACCTCCACTTCGACCACTGCGGCGGCAACCCCCTGCTGGGCGGCAGGCCGATCCTGGTCCAGGACGTGGAGCTGGCCACCGCGCGCGGAGGCGGCTACACGTTCGACGAGCTGCTGGACTTCCCCGGCGCCACGTACGAGGAACTCGCCGGGGAGGCCGAGATCTGGCCGGGCGTCCACATCATCCCGACCCCCGGCCACACCGACGGCCATCAGTCACTGGTCGTCCGCCAGCCCGACGGCACGGTGATCCTCGCCGGACAGGCCCATGACTTCGCCTCCGAGTTCGCCTCGGACCACCTGGCCCGCAGAGCCGCCCTCGACGGCGTGACGCAGCCCCTTCCCCCGTACCGCCCCTGGCTGGACCGCCTCACCGACTTCGACCCCCGCCGCGTCCTCTTCGCCCACGACTGCGCGGTCTGGGAACCGTCGGACGGCTGA